One Vitis riparia cultivar Riparia Gloire de Montpellier isolate 1030 chromosome 4, EGFV_Vit.rip_1.0, whole genome shotgun sequence genomic window carries:
- the LOC117912225 gene encoding calreticulin-3 — protein sequence MLKKLLLLPLLLSFLLTFSLSEVIFEERFEDGWQSRWVKSDWKKSEGKAGSFKHTAGKWAGDPDDKGIQTSTDARHFAISAKIPEFSNKNRTLVLQYSIKFEQEIECGGGYIKLLSGFVNQKKFGGDTPYSVMFGPDLCGTQTKKLHVIVSYQGQNYPIKKDLQCETDKLSHFYTFILRPDASYSVLIDNRERESGSMYSDWDILPPRKIKDTKAKKPADWDDREYIEDPNDVKPEGYDSIPAEIPDPKAKEPDNWDEEEDGLWKPPKIPNPAYKGPWRRKKIKNPNYKGKWKNQWIDNPEFEDDPDLYVLKPIKYVGIEVWQVKAGAIYDNILICDDPEYAKQVVEEVFAHRESEKEAFEEAEKVRKAREEEEAQRAREEGERRRRERGHDRRYRDRERYRDRYRRHHRRDYLDDYHDEL from the exons ATGCTCAAGAAGCTTTTGCTACTGCCACTGCTCCTTTCCTTTCTCCTCACTTTCTCACTATCTGAGGTCATTTTTGAAGAGAGATTCGAAG ATGGGTGGCAGAGTCGGTGGGTTAAATCAGATTGGAAGAAAAGTGAAGGGAAGGCAGGATCATTTAAGCACACGGCTGGCAAGTGGGCTGGAGATCCAGATGATAAAG GCATCCAGACATCTACAGATGCAAGGCACTTCGCCATATCTGCTAAGATTCCAGAGTTCAGCAACAAGAACAGAACATTGGTACTCCAGTATTCTATAAAGTTTGAACAGGAAATTGAATGTGGTGGTGGTTACATAAAACTTCTTTCTGGATTTGTCAATCAGAAGAAATTTGGGGGCGACACTCCTTACAG TGTAATGTTTGGACCAGATCTATGTGGCACACAAACAAAGAAGCTCCATGTTATAGTCTCCTACCAGGGCCAGAATTACCCTATCAAGAAGGATCTGCAATGTGAAACGGATAAGTTATCACATTTCTACACATTCATTCTTAGGCCTGATGCATCGTATAGCGTCCTGATTGACAATCGAGAGAGAGAATCCGGAAGCATGTATTCTGATTGGGATATCCTCCCCCCTCGAAAGATTAAAGACACCAAGGCAAAAAAG CCTGCAGACTGGGATGACAGAGAATATATTGAAGATCCTAATGATGTCAAACCTGAG GGTTATGATTCAATTCCAGCAGAAATTCCTGATCCAAAAGCTAAAGAG CCTGATAATTGGGATGAAGAAGAGGATGGTCTATGGAAACCACCAAAAATACCAAATCCAGCATACAAAGGACCATGGAGGCGGAAG AAAATTAAGAATCCTAACTACAAGGGGAAGTGGAAGAATCAATGGATCGACAATCCCG AATTTGAAGATGACCCTGATCTTTATGTACTAAAGCCAATTAAATATGTGGGCATCGAAGTGTGGCAG GTGAAGGCTGGTGCAATTTATGACAACATTTTGATTTGTGATGATCCAGAGTATGCAAAACAAGTTGTGGAGGAAGTATTTGCCCATAGGGAG TCTGAAAAAGAGGCATTTGAGGAAGCAGAAAAAGTGAGAAAAGCACGAGAGGAAGAG GAAGCTCAAAGAGCAAGAGAGGAAGGTGAAAGAAGGAGAAGGGAGCGGGGCCATGATCGACGTTATCGAGATAGGGAGCGATACAGAGACAGATATAGAAGG cATCATCGCCGCGATTACTTGGATGATTACCAT GATGAACTCTGA